A single Saccharolobus shibatae B12 DNA region contains:
- a CDS encoding ATP-binding protein, which yields MNKNLWIPILLIVLGIGILFHNLININLVFFMVPIIIVIIISFIFRNSLKLKINKYILKNGIFQIVYDNTCVCGVAMKITGKIEPTSNKNDIEKELKDFINAIARKDSDFKFTIFTIVEKNKLGSSIIIYKILENSADIGLDSFMEEVNNLLVLAKAIAPHLEFKVVQPSKNVLPIPMTFGNYPFLTVSEITYTNPINSNNIVSEDFDVEIGEATNGTVTSKVGIRVKDITRHIGIFGSTGSGKTNTAILLASQLHIKGVKVIILDWHGEYAQFLKNDFRVYDEETIVKINPLHLIDLDVEDTVDIIGDVLQLTDPQRFLLYTILLKLKSYRKFSINQLLEVINNIEDTSYWMRDVKYALLRKIFILFTPTASKLFSTIDEISLNEFPDYLTTSTIINLGFISNLKLRKLYSLFLIKLIVESYIRYKITRQTLIILDEAQNYFNKEGNEFIDRLASEIRKYNIGLCFITQSPSLLSQNVLKNTNIKIIHSIKSDIDKKAIRDTLSLDERLTQSLDKLDIGEAVISAPNLKVPIIIKIKKMS from the coding sequence ATGAATAAAAATCTTTGGATTCCTATATTACTCATAGTTCTGGGAATTGGTATTCTGTTCCATAATTTAATTAATATTAACTTAGTGTTTTTCATGGTACCAATTATAATAGTGATAATTATTTCGTTTATTTTTAGAAATTCTTTAAAATTAAAAATAAATAAATATATTCTAAAAAATGGAATCTTCCAAATTGTTTACGACAATACTTGTGTTTGTGGTGTTGCTATGAAAATAACAGGTAAAATTGAACCAACTTCGAATAAAAACGATATAGAAAAAGAACTTAAAGACTTTATAAATGCGATAGCCCGAAAAGATTCTGACTTTAAGTTCACAATATTCACTATAGTAGAAAAAAATAAACTAGGTTCTTCGATTATAATTTATAAGATATTAGAGAATTCTGCTGATATAGGGCTAGATAGTTTTATGGAAGAAGTAAATAATTTATTGGTGCTAGCAAAAGCCATAGCTCCGCATTTAGAGTTTAAAGTTGTTCAACCATCAAAAAACGTACTTCCAATTCCGATGACCTTTGGGAACTACCCTTTTTTAACGGTGTCAGAGATAACCTACACCAATCCTATTAACTCTAATAATATTGTATCTGAGGATTTTGACGTAGAGATAGGAGAGGCTACCAATGGAACAGTAACATCAAAGGTAGGTATAAGAGTAAAGGACATAACAAGACATATAGGCATATTTGGGAGTACTGGATCTGGAAAAACAAATACGGCGATACTTTTAGCTTCTCAATTACACATCAAAGGTGTTAAGGTGATTATATTAGATTGGCATGGCGAATATGCTCAATTCCTTAAAAACGATTTTAGAGTTTATGATGAGGAAACTATAGTAAAAATAAATCCGTTGCACTTGATAGATCTGGACGTAGAGGATACAGTAGATATTATTGGAGATGTTTTACAATTAACAGATCCACAACGATTTTTACTTTACACTATATTATTAAAACTAAAAAGCTATAGAAAATTCTCAATTAACCAGTTATTAGAAGTTATTAATAATATTGAGGATACCTCATATTGGATGAGAGACGTAAAATATGCGTTGCTTAGAAAAATATTTATCTTATTTACACCAACTGCTTCAAAATTATTTTCTACTATAGATGAAATTTCCCTTAATGAGTTCCCAGACTATTTGACGACTTCTACAATCATAAACTTAGGATTTATTTCGAATCTTAAACTTAGGAAATTGTATTCATTATTCCTAATAAAACTTATAGTGGAAAGTTATATAAGATATAAGATAACTCGACAGACTCTTATTATTCTAGATGAAGCTCAAAATTATTTCAATAAGGAAGGGAATGAATTTATAGATAGATTAGCCTCTGAGATCAGAAAATATAATATAGGACTATGCTTTATTACACAATCGCCTTCACTACTTTCACAGAATGTGTTAAAAAATACAAATATCAAAATTATTCATTCAATAAAATCTGATATTGATAAGAAGGCTATTAGAGATACGTTATCACTTGATGAAAGGCTTACACAAAGTTTAGATAAACTAGACATAGGCGAGGCAGTAATAAGCGCGCCAAATCTAAAAGTTCCTATAATAATTAAAATTAAAAAAATGTCTTAG
- a CDS encoding PUA domain-containing protein, with protein MFPEDKHFLIQRSLNTKKIRNVLTSGGELYLVLRAQDVLFSLTLLSGSVIKGCSKFPEYRVVIPKNLEEFIKNGRNVFSKHVIAVDNRIRAGDEVIVVNENDELIAIGKAKLSGEEMMEYRRGMAVHVKRGVLDE; from the coding sequence TTGTTTCCCGAGGATAAGCATTTTTTAATTCAGAGATCCTTAAATACAAAGAAAATCAGAAACGTGTTAACTAGTGGGGGAGAGTTGTATTTGGTGTTAAGGGCCCAAGATGTTTTATTTTCCCTTACACTGTTAAGCGGAAGTGTAATTAAGGGTTGCTCAAAGTTTCCAGAATATAGGGTTGTAATACCCAAGAATTTGGAAGAGTTTATAAAAAATGGAAGAAATGTTTTCTCTAAACATGTAATAGCAGTAGATAACCGAATAAGAGCTGGAGATGAGGTAATAGTTGTAAATGAAAATGACGAGTTAATAGCAATAGGTAAAGCTAAATTATCCGGAGAAGAAATGATGGAGTATAGAAGAGGTATGGCAGTTCACGTGAAAAGAGGTGTACTAGATGAGTAA
- the thsB gene encoding thermosome subunit beta, with product MATATVATTPEGIPVIILKEGSSRTYGKEALRANIAAVKAIEEALKSTYGPRGMDKMLVDSLGDITITNDGATILDKMDLQHPTGKLLVQIAKGQDEETADGTKTAVILAGELAKKAEDLLYKEIHPTIIVSGYKKAEEIALKTIQDIAQPVSINDTDVLRKVALTSLGSKAVAGAREYLADLVVKAVAQVAELRGDKWYVDLDNVQIVKKHGGSINDTQLVYGIVVDKEVVHPGMPKRIENAKIALLDASLEVEKPELDAEIRINDPTQMHKFLEEEENILKEKVDKIAATGANVVICQKGIDEVAQHYLAKKGILAVRRAKKSDLEKLARATGGRVISNIDELTSQDLGYAALVEERKVGEDKMVFVEGAKNPKSVSILIRGGLERVVDETERALRDALGTVADVIRDGRAVAGGGAVEIEIAKRLRKYAPQVGGKEQLAIEAYANAIEGLIMILAENAGLDPIDKLMQLRSLHENETNKWYGLNLFTGNPEDMWKLGVIEPALVKMNAIKAATEAVTLVLRIDDIVAAGKKGGSEPGGKKEKEEKSSED from the coding sequence ATGGCAACAGCTACAGTTGCAACTACACCCGAAGGTATACCTGTAATAATTTTAAAAGAGGGATCAAGTAGAACATATGGAAAAGAAGCTTTAAGGGCTAATATTGCTGCAGTGAAAGCAATTGAAGAGGCATTAAAAAGCACCTATGGTCCACGTGGAATGGATAAGATGCTTGTTGATAGCTTAGGAGATATTACAATAACAAATGATGGAGCCACTATTCTTGATAAAATGGATTTACAACACCCAACAGGTAAGCTTTTAGTTCAGATAGCTAAAGGACAAGACGAGGAAACAGCTGATGGCACTAAAACTGCTGTAATTCTTGCTGGAGAATTAGCTAAAAAAGCAGAAGATCTTTTATATAAGGAGATTCACCCAACAATAATTGTAAGCGGATATAAGAAGGCAGAAGAAATTGCATTAAAGACCATCCAAGATATAGCACAACCGGTCAGCATAAATGATACTGACGTACTTAGGAAAGTAGCATTAACATCCTTAGGCAGTAAGGCAGTAGCAGGCGCACGAGAGTATTTAGCTGACCTTGTGGTTAAAGCAGTGGCACAAGTAGCAGAATTAAGAGGAGATAAGTGGTATGTTGATCTAGATAATGTACAAATAGTTAAAAAACATGGTGGTAGCATTAATGATACTCAATTAGTATACGGCATAGTAGTTGATAAGGAAGTTGTACATCCGGGCATGCCAAAGAGGATTGAAAATGCTAAGATAGCCCTTTTAGACGCTTCATTAGAAGTTGAGAAACCCGAATTGGATGCAGAAATAAGAATTAACGATCCAACACAGATGCACAAATTCTTGGAAGAAGAAGAAAACATATTGAAAGAAAAAGTAGATAAGATTGCAGCTACTGGTGCTAACGTTGTAATATGCCAGAAAGGTATCGATGAAGTTGCACAACACTATTTAGCTAAGAAAGGTATATTAGCTGTTAGGAGAGCCAAGAAGAGTGATTTAGAGAAATTAGCTAGAGCTACCGGAGGTAGAGTCATATCAAATATTGATGAATTAACTTCACAAGATCTAGGTTATGCCGCATTAGTGGAAGAGAGAAAAGTAGGAGAGGATAAGATGGTATTCGTAGAAGGTGCAAAGAATCCAAAATCAGTTAGTATACTAATAAGAGGAGGATTAGAGAGAGTAGTAGATGAGACTGAAAGAGCTCTTAGGGACGCTTTAGGTACAGTGGCAGATGTAATAAGGGATGGTAGAGCAGTAGCTGGTGGTGGAGCTGTTGAGATAGAGATAGCTAAGAGATTAAGAAAGTATGCCCCACAAGTTGGTGGTAAAGAGCAATTAGCAATTGAAGCATATGCTAATGCAATAGAAGGACTTATCATGATATTGGCGGAAAACGCAGGATTAGATCCTATAGACAAATTAATGCAATTAAGAAGTCTTCACGAGAATGAGACCAATAAATGGTATGGACTTAATTTATTTACTGGAAATCCAGAGGATATGTGGAAATTAGGTGTTATTGAACCGGCACTAGTGAAAATGAATGCAATTAAGGCTGCAACAGAAGCAGTAACATTAGTGTTAAGAATAGATGATATTGTAGCAGCTGGAAAGAAGGGTGGAAGTGAGCCAGGCGGTAAGAAAGAGAAAGAAGAAAAGTCCTCTGAAGACTAA
- a CDS encoding DNA-directed RNA polymerase subunit G, with protein MMESKAQEIILSCEINSIERGSLKNLSIIHMSCNDFNISFDIIDSINIFSQKEKVKAFISKNRLSYTNDDFCGHGYIVTELKDSSSNNGNRYITIISLFGLLVKIISNKESFLKIHQLNVMDHIYFCVKKNT; from the coding sequence ATGATGGAATCAAAGGCACAAGAAATAATTCTAAGTTGTGAAATAAATAGTATTGAAAGAGGCAGCCTAAAGAATTTATCCATAATACACATGTCTTGCAACGACTTTAATATAAGTTTTGATATAATTGATAGCATTAATATATTTAGCCAAAAAGAAAAAGTGAAGGCTTTCATTTCTAAAAATAGACTATCATATACTAATGATGACTTCTGTGGACACGGCTATATAGTTACTGAGCTCAAAGATTCTTCTTCAAACAACGGAAATAGATATATAACGATAATTTCATTATTTGGATTGCTAGTAAAGATAATAAGCAATAAAGAAAGCTTTCTTAAAATACATCAATTAAATGTTATGGATCATATTTACTTCTGTGTGAAGAAAAATACTTAG
- a CDS encoding proteasome-activating nucleotidase, whose product MSGDFDTIRDASSSDEVQLVRLLEEKIKSLQIEIENLRKELNYYKAEMEKMLSPPLIEAVVLDVLPDGRVLVRSSSGPNLVVNVASHIDQKLIKPGVSVALNQRGSTILEVLPQKEDPIVKTMEIVEKPNVTYSEIGGLEEQIKELREVVELPLKKPEIFREIGVEPPKGVLLYGPPGTGKTMLAKAVATESNAVFIHVVASEFAQKFVGEGARIVRELFEMAKRKAPSIIFIDEIDAIGAKRIDIGTSGEREIQRTLMQLLAELDGFNPLDNVKIIAATNRIDILDPALLRPGRFDRIIEVPLPDFRGRTEIFNIYLKKMKVEDNINLELLSQLSEGFSGADIKNVCVEAAYMAIRDGRNKVTMKDLVDAITKINVKRNNMESMKERREKYS is encoded by the coding sequence TTGTCCGGAGATTTCGACACAATAAGGGATGCTTCTTCTTCAGACGAGGTTCAATTGGTTAGATTGTTAGAAGAAAAAATCAAGTCCTTACAGATTGAAATTGAAAATCTAAGAAAAGAACTAAATTATTATAAAGCAGAAATGGAAAAAATGTTAAGTCCTCCATTAATTGAGGCAGTTGTATTAGACGTTTTACCAGACGGTAGAGTACTAGTTAGAAGTTCGTCTGGACCAAATTTAGTAGTAAATGTAGCTAGTCATATTGATCAAAAATTAATAAAGCCTGGAGTATCTGTTGCCTTAAATCAAAGAGGATCTACTATATTAGAGGTTTTGCCACAGAAGGAAGATCCAATTGTAAAGACAATGGAAATTGTGGAAAAACCTAACGTAACTTATTCTGAGATAGGTGGATTAGAAGAGCAAATAAAGGAGTTAAGGGAAGTTGTGGAATTACCTTTGAAGAAGCCTGAGATATTTAGAGAGATAGGAGTAGAACCACCAAAGGGAGTTTTATTATATGGTCCGCCAGGTACTGGAAAGACTATGTTAGCAAAAGCAGTAGCTACTGAGAGTAATGCCGTCTTCATTCATGTTGTTGCTTCAGAGTTCGCACAAAAATTTGTGGGTGAAGGTGCTAGGATAGTTAGGGAGTTATTTGAAATGGCTAAAAGAAAGGCGCCATCAATAATCTTCATTGATGAAATTGATGCCATAGGTGCTAAGAGAATAGATATAGGAACAAGTGGAGAAAGGGAGATACAGAGAACGTTAATGCAGCTCTTGGCTGAGCTCGATGGATTTAATCCATTGGATAACGTTAAGATTATTGCAGCTACGAATAGGATAGACATATTGGATCCTGCATTATTGCGACCTGGTAGATTTGATAGGATAATAGAGGTTCCCTTACCAGATTTTAGAGGAAGAACTGAGATATTTAACATATACCTAAAGAAAATGAAGGTCGAGGATAATATAAATCTTGAATTATTGTCGCAGCTTTCAGAAGGATTTAGTGGTGCTGATATTAAGAATGTTTGTGTTGAAGCTGCATATATGGCAATTAGGGATGGTAGGAATAAGGTTACAATGAAAGATTTAGTTGATGCTATAACCAAGATTAATGTTAAAAGGAATAATATGGAGAGTATGAAAGAGAGGCGAGAGAAGTATAGCTAA
- the hisS gene encoding histidine--tRNA ligase, translating to MTKFETVRGMKDYIGIDAEKIRYLESIFRDLAIKYGYSEIITPVVEEFKLFALKGGEELRETMYVFKDKADRELSLRPEITPGVARAYIQNLQSSPKPIRLFYFGTVYRYDEPQYGRYREFRQAGIEMIGDSSILADLEVLDLLYNFYDKLNLSNDITIKINNIGVFRKIMDKYNIEDNLQEHILHLIDKNKINEALDILEKNIKNKDIIDFFNKILTKKDTKLEDIESLAELEEVSRLDIKSEFLYLFRLSRILSNLNIKFKIDLGFVRGLAYYTGLIFEVLHPSVQFSIAGGGRYDKLIELYGGLPSPAIGFAIGVERTLLVIKDLKVEEPVNVIVIGMSEDAIPSMFMVSRILRKEEYKVVINTKDQPLSKLLPYYASQGFKLAIIIGKQELEKNMITVRNLITRKQISVPLENVEDAIKQTL from the coding sequence ATGACAAAATTTGAAACAGTAAGAGGTATGAAAGACTATATTGGAATCGACGCAGAAAAAATTAGATATTTAGAATCTATCTTCAGAGACTTAGCAATAAAATATGGATATTCTGAAATTATAACTCCAGTAGTAGAAGAATTTAAACTGTTTGCGTTGAAGGGCGGGGAGGAGTTAAGGGAAACCATGTATGTGTTTAAGGATAAGGCAGATAGAGAGTTATCATTAAGGCCTGAAATAACACCAGGTGTAGCAAGAGCTTACATACAAAACTTACAGAGTTCACCGAAGCCGATAAGACTATTTTACTTTGGTACCGTTTATAGATATGATGAACCGCAATATGGCAGATATAGAGAATTTAGACAAGCTGGAATAGAGATGATAGGTGATTCTTCCATCTTAGCTGATCTAGAAGTACTAGACTTGTTATATAATTTTTATGATAAGCTTAATCTTTCTAATGATATAACTATTAAAATAAATAATATTGGCGTATTTAGAAAAATAATGGACAAATATAATATTGAAGATAATTTGCAAGAGCACATCTTGCATCTAATAGATAAGAACAAGATTAACGAAGCTCTAGATATCCTTGAAAAAAACATAAAGAATAAAGATATAATAGACTTTTTTAATAAGATTCTAACTAAGAAGGATACAAAACTAGAAGATATAGAATCCCTAGCCGAATTAGAGGAAGTTTCAAGACTAGATATTAAAAGTGAATTTTTATATCTATTTCGATTATCTAGGATTCTAAGCAACTTAAATATAAAATTTAAGATTGACTTAGGTTTTGTAAGAGGATTGGCATATTATACTGGATTAATATTTGAGGTTCTTCATCCCTCGGTACAGTTTAGTATTGCCGGAGGAGGTAGATATGATAAACTTATAGAACTTTATGGTGGCTTACCCTCACCTGCAATAGGATTTGCAATAGGAGTTGAGAGAACTTTATTAGTAATTAAAGACTTGAAAGTTGAAGAACCAGTAAATGTAATAGTAATAGGCATGTCAGAAGATGCAATTCCATCCATGTTTATGGTATCGAGGATATTAAGAAAAGAAGAATATAAGGTAGTAATAAACACTAAAGATCAGCCTCTTTCAAAGCTATTACCTTACTACGCCTCACAAGGATTTAAACTCGCGATAATAATAGGTAAACAAGAATTGGAGAAAAATATGATAACGGTTAGAAATTTAATTACACGAAAACAGATTTCCGTTCCACTAGAGAACGTTGAAGATGCAATAAAACAAACGTTATAA
- the psmB gene encoding archaeal proteasome endopeptidase complex subunit beta, whose product MEELPATAVGLKVIDGIVLASERRLSYGGYVLSKQAKKVHKIGKFLMAGAGIYGDLQTLTRIMNVEIKYYEISTGKPISVHAAAKLLSVILYQYKIMPFISEILFGGVDEKGPQLYVLDPIGSLIEDNYAAVGSGARIAIGVLESEYDPNMNLDIAAQLITKAIKASIERDITSGDGIDLAIMDKKGNYENKFIPY is encoded by the coding sequence ATGGAAGAATTGCCTGCAACTGCTGTTGGTTTAAAGGTAATTGATGGAATTGTATTAGCTTCTGAAAGACGATTAAGCTATGGTGGTTATGTACTAAGTAAACAAGCGAAGAAAGTACATAAAATAGGTAAATTTCTCATGGCGGGGGCCGGAATATATGGTGACTTACAGACTTTGACGAGAATAATGAATGTAGAAATAAAGTACTATGAGATTTCAACTGGTAAACCAATTTCTGTTCACGCTGCAGCTAAATTACTTTCAGTAATACTATATCAGTATAAAATAATGCCGTTCATTTCAGAGATTCTATTCGGTGGAGTCGATGAAAAAGGGCCACAACTTTATGTATTAGACCCTATAGGCTCATTAATTGAAGATAACTACGCTGCAGTGGGATCGGGAGCCAGGATCGCTATAGGAGTTCTTGAATCTGAATATGATCCTAATATGAATTTAGACATAGCAGCACAATTAATAACAAAGGCGATAAAAGCATCTATAGAACGTGATATCACATCTGGAGATGGAATAGATTTAGCGATAATGGATAAGAAAGGAAACTATGAAAACAAATTCATCCCATACTAA
- the tgtA gene encoding tRNA guanosine(15) transglycosylase TgtA — protein MTVFEAKYEDLAGRIGILKTRSGNLETPVFFPVINILKDEISIDEIKNIGFKNFITNSYILYKNKYIKDDIHKELNSEDMIIMTDSGAYQILEYGDIGITNYEIVNYQLKIKPDIGVILDLPTGNTNDYENAKITVYETLKRVEEASKIIVKNQDSNIIWVYPIQGGKYLDLVKTSAEGLSKFENIYNMVALGSPTVLLERYMYDTVIDMIYAAKSNIKRGIPFHLFGGGLPHIIPFAVALGVDSFDSASYIIYARDNRYITRTRVYKLEDLEYFPCSCPICSKYTPKDLLEMNEGERTRALAIHNLYTILEEFKATKQAIKEGRLFEYLQEKAYSHPAVYSAFKRLIKYKDYLEKYDPRIRGDPKGLFLFDNNSLHRPEIIRHSRFLERYVQKKDKVSIYCYDKTISDTAYDYIKSIKETITDHNSSDIFIAIPFFGLIPLAVSDSYPLSQFEIPNEIDEDVIADMKTKIVSFLRRKNYQKVELMNCEKLGLHIDSISTSS, from the coding sequence ATGACCGTATTTGAAGCGAAATACGAAGATTTGGCAGGAAGAATAGGAATCTTAAAAACAAGAAGCGGTAATTTAGAAACTCCAGTATTCTTTCCAGTAATTAATATATTAAAAGATGAAATATCAATAGATGAGATTAAAAATATAGGCTTTAAAAATTTTATCACAAATTCGTATATATTATATAAAAATAAATATATAAAAGATGATATACATAAGGAGCTAAACTCTGAAGATATGATCATAATGACGGATTCGGGAGCATATCAAATTCTAGAGTATGGGGACATAGGAATAACCAATTATGAGATAGTGAATTATCAGCTCAAGATAAAACCAGACATTGGGGTAATATTAGATTTACCTACCGGAAATACAAATGATTATGAAAATGCGAAAATAACAGTATATGAGACTTTAAAGAGAGTAGAAGAAGCATCAAAAATCATAGTAAAAAATCAAGATAGCAATATTATTTGGGTATATCCGATACAAGGAGGAAAATATCTTGATCTAGTTAAGACTTCTGCTGAAGGATTATCTAAATTTGAAAACATATACAATATGGTTGCGCTTGGTAGTCCAACAGTTCTCTTAGAGCGGTACATGTATGATACCGTAATTGACATGATTTATGCTGCTAAATCTAACATAAAAAGAGGAATTCCGTTTCATTTATTCGGAGGAGGGTTACCTCATATCATTCCATTTGCAGTAGCATTAGGAGTGGATAGCTTTGATTCTGCCTCATATATAATATATGCTAGAGATAATAGATATATTACTAGGACACGTGTATACAAATTAGAGGATTTAGAATATTTTCCATGTTCTTGTCCAATATGTTCTAAATATACTCCTAAAGATTTACTTGAAATGAATGAGGGAGAAAGAACAAGAGCATTAGCTATTCATAACCTTTATACTATTTTAGAAGAATTCAAAGCAACTAAACAAGCAATTAAGGAAGGAAGACTATTTGAATATCTTCAAGAAAAAGCTTACTCTCATCCTGCAGTATATTCTGCATTCAAAAGATTGATAAAATATAAAGACTATTTAGAAAAATATGACCCTAGAATAAGGGGAGATCCAAAAGGTTTGTTTTTATTTGATAATAACTCTTTACATAGGCCAGAAATCATACGTCACTCGAGATTTTTGGAAAGGTATGTGCAAAAGAAAGATAAAGTATCTATATATTGTTATGATAAGACGATAAGCGATACTGCATATGATTATATTAAAAGTATAAAGGAAACAATAACTGATCATAATAGTAGTGACATATTTATTGCGATACCGTTTTTTGGTTTAATACCGTTAGCGGTCTCGGACTCTTATCCACTATCTCAATTTGAGATTCCAAACGAAATAGATGAAGACGTAATAGCCGACATGAAAACTAAAATCGTTTCGTTCTTAAGACGTAAAAATTACCAAAAAGTAGAGTTAATGAACTGTGAAAAACTAGGTTTACATATAGACTCTATCAGCACTTCCTCTTGA
- a CDS encoding TFIIB-type zinc ribbon-containing protein — MECPVCGSNEIVWDNKNGEVVCSNCGIIIDNIYYSGQNESESTDTIIISNTFYKDEILIKELRIKNFLKKNRIKNKKTDQYEIILRSMLVDAQYKKIYKVLYDEGILSGLKAKSKLGLLIYFRFALNDRYLHQLKEFNIKNENLRKILKRIGRKRLTLIFDKLNEESDRI; from the coding sequence ATGGAATGCCCTGTATGTGGTTCAAACGAAATAGTTTGGGATAATAAGAACGGGGAAGTTGTATGTAGTAATTGTGGTATAATTATTGATAATATTTACTATAGCGGGCAAAACGAATCAGAGAGTACAGATACAATCATAATAAGTAATACGTTCTATAAGGATGAAATTCTAATTAAAGAATTAAGAATTAAAAATTTCTTAAAGAAGAATCGTATTAAAAACAAGAAAACAGATCAATATGAAATTATCTTAAGATCTATGTTAGTTGATGCTCAATATAAAAAAATATATAAAGTGTTATATGACGAGGGTATTTTGAGTGGTTTAAAAGCTAAAAGTAAACTAGGTCTTCTAATTTATTTTAGATTTGCATTAAACGATCGATATTTACATCAATTGAAGGAATTTAATATAAAAAATGAAAATCTTAGAAAAATACTTAAAAGAATTGGTAGGAAACGTTTAACATTAATTTTCGATAAACTCAACGAAGAAAGTGATCGGATCTGA
- a CDS encoding Lsm family RNA-binding protein gives MSSGRRISSELNNLIDKTIIVKTTNGKTYTGQLYAYELSPFIISLTNVKDDNNNTFYKLMINGNTISEIIIKNPPLFEPREFAELVEKSLNLRPADIKVYEETGIVTILERIKVSQNGVEGSGPMAQRIYDLYNDYINKKKKELGL, from the coding sequence ATGAGTAGTGGAAGAAGAATCTCGAGCGAATTAAATAACCTAATAGATAAGACTATTATTGTAAAAACAACTAATGGAAAAACGTATACTGGCCAACTTTATGCATATGAACTTTCGCCATTTATTATTAGCTTAACAAATGTTAAAGATGATAATAATAACACTTTCTATAAGTTAATGATAAATGGAAATACAATTTCTGAGATAATAATTAAGAATCCTCCTCTATTTGAGCCAAGAGAGTTTGCAGAATTAGTTGAAAAATCCTTAAATTTAAGGCCAGCTGATATAAAAGTTTACGAAGAGACAGGGATAGTGACAATTCTGGAGAGAATTAAAGTATCACAAAATGGAGTAGAAGGAAGTGGGCCAATGGCCCAAAGAATTTACGATCTATACAACGATTATATAAATAAAAAGAAAAAGGAATTAGGTCTATGA
- a CDS encoding proteasome assembly chaperone family protein: protein MSNVKIIIKKDLSELKGSTFITGFRTIGEVGYLAIRHLALKRKMERIGYVVTKYYRDVTFVDDYGIATPFDIFYDNDKHLVLLLNHILPFQREWNDFASEVIKWVKKLSINNILLVGALDKRYKVGNESLKWLKTSKCSLNLDYPQLDKQLLMVGPLALFTLHSEIEDLPALVLLPYADRERTDPVAAATAIEVLNKMLSLNVSVDELYEEAKRIEEDLQKQMELLQKELSRGSADRVYM from the coding sequence ATGAGTAATGTTAAGATAATAATAAAGAAAGACTTAAGTGAGCTAAAAGGTTCCACATTTATAACTGGATTTAGAACTATAGGGGAGGTAGGCTATTTAGCAATAAGACATTTAGCCTTAAAAAGAAAAATGGAAAGAATAGGGTATGTTGTAACTAAATATTATAGAGACGTCACGTTTGTAGATGATTACGGTATCGCAACACCTTTTGATATATTTTATGACAATGATAAACATTTAGTACTATTACTTAATCATATTTTACCATTTCAACGTGAGTGGAATGATTTCGCTTCAGAAGTTATAAAGTGGGTTAAGAAATTATCAATTAATAATATACTTCTAGTAGGAGCACTAGATAAAAGGTATAAAGTTGGAAATGAGAGTTTAAAATGGCTAAAAACATCAAAATGCAGTTTGAATTTAGATTACCCTCAATTAGACAAACAATTACTAATGGTAGGTCCATTAGCTTTATTCACTTTACATTCTGAAATTGAAGACTTGCCAGCATTAGTTTTGTTACCATATGCAGATCGTGAAAGGACAGATCCAGTAGCAGCTGCAACTGCAATAGAAGTTTTAAATAAAATGCTTAGCTTAAACGTTAGTGTAGATGAATTATACGAAGAGGCAAAAAGAATAGAAGAGGATTTACAAAAACAAATGGAGTTATTGCAGAAAGAATTATCAAGAGGAAGTGCTGATAGAGTCTATATGTAA